The Lysobacter gummosus genome includes a region encoding these proteins:
- a CDS encoding YadA-like family protein, whose product MNTLHKTLIAAALTLATSSVWAGEACVLDDGAGNTGTEGATATGANAVACGTGATASGDSSSAIGVGSIASGTGASAIGSGSTASGEQSSAIGAGATASADFSSAYGMGSTASGAGALVVGVGGTASGDQSAAFGTGANATGANSNAIGDGSTASADFATAVGSSSTASGQFSLAGGAGSSASGVNSVALGAQSSTTADNAVALGSNSVADRANTVSFGAVGNERQLVNVAAATQDTDAVNLSQLNTLSGALGGGASFGGGVFTPPTYVIQGSSFNDVGSAFGAVDGRLTDLYGRIAAIPAGPQGPVGPQGPQGPQGAAGTGGSALSANYTDASKTQLALEGAGGTRVSNVANGTAATDAANVGQVQAGDAQTLRSANTYTDSRVAQMLAAPTEAVNRLRDDMNWRFAKQDERIDKMGAMTAAMVQMSASASGLRTQNRVAVGAGFQGGEQALSIGYQRAISDRATVTVGGAFSDSESSVGVGAGFGW is encoded by the coding sequence TTGAATACTTTGCACAAGACTCTCATCGCTGCGGCGTTGACCCTGGCGACTTCCTCGGTTTGGGCCGGCGAAGCCTGCGTACTGGACGATGGCGCCGGCAATACCGGCACCGAGGGCGCTACCGCTACCGGCGCCAATGCGGTGGCTTGCGGGACCGGCGCGACGGCGTCGGGCGATTCCAGTTCGGCCATCGGTGTGGGCAGCATCGCCAGCGGCACCGGCGCCAGCGCGATCGGCAGCGGCAGCACCGCGTCGGGCGAACAAAGCTCGGCGATCGGCGCGGGCGCGACTGCCAGCGCGGATTTCAGTTCGGCTTACGGCATGGGCAGCACCGCGAGCGGCGCGGGCGCGTTGGTGGTCGGCGTCGGCGGTACCGCGTCGGGCGATCAGAGTGCGGCGTTCGGTACCGGCGCCAACGCTACCGGCGCCAACAGCAACGCAATCGGCGACGGCAGCACGGCGAGCGCCGACTTCGCGACCGCCGTCGGCTCCAGCAGCACCGCCAGCGGCCAGTTCAGTCTGGCCGGCGGCGCCGGCAGCAGCGCGAGCGGCGTCAACTCGGTGGCTCTGGGCGCGCAGAGCTCGACTACGGCGGACAATGCGGTGGCACTGGGGTCGAACTCCGTCGCCGACCGCGCCAACACCGTCTCCTTCGGCGCCGTCGGCAACGAGCGGCAATTGGTCAACGTCGCCGCCGCGACCCAGGACACCGATGCGGTGAATCTCTCGCAGCTCAACACGCTGAGCGGCGCGCTCGGCGGCGGCGCGAGCTTCGGCGGTGGCGTATTCACACCGCCGACCTACGTGATCCAGGGTTCGAGCTTCAACGACGTGGGCTCGGCATTCGGCGCGGTGGATGGCCGCTTGACCGATCTGTACGGCCGCATCGCCGCGATTCCAGCCGGCCCGCAAGGCCCGGTCGGTCCGCAAGGTCCGCAGGGACCGCAAGGCGCGGCCGGCACCGGCGGTTCGGCGTTGTCGGCGAACTACACCGACGCATCGAAGACCCAGCTGGCGTTGGAAGGCGCCGGCGGCACGCGCGTGTCCAACGTCGCCAACGGCACCGCCGCGACCGACGCGGCGAACGTGGGCCAGGTCCAGGCCGGCGATGCGCAGACGCTGCGCAGCGCCAACACCTATACCGATTCGCGCGTCGCGCAGATGCTGGCCGCGCCGACCGAAGCGGTGAACCGCTTGCGCGACGACATGAACTGGCGCTTCGCCAAGCAGGACGAGCGCATCGACAAGATGGGCGCGATGACCGCGGCGATGGTGCAGATGTCGGCCAGCGCATCGGGCCTGCGCACGCAGAACCGCGTCGCGGTCGGCGCCGGTTTCCAGGGCGGCGAGCAGGCGCTGTCGATCGGTTATCAGCGCGCGATCAGCGATCGCGCGACGGTGACCGTGGGCGGCGCGTTCAGCGATTCGGAAAGCTCGGTCGGCGTCGGCGCGGGTTTTGGTTGGTAA
- a CDS encoding phosphatase PAP2 family protein: MRRGRGDSAVEQEARFGLALLRRHGWRLLLVFAGLLLPLWGFAELADEIHEREAIVFDEPLLQYAHSLARDGFDRLFVIVSQLGYLYGVVPFDVLLVVVLTLRRRFREASFAAIALAGSALLNIAAKQFFARERPSLWDSIAPEHNYSFPSGHAMGSMTLLVTLALLSWPTRWRWPVLAVMVPFVALVGFSRLYLGVHYPSDILAGWAVATAWVVAIYLIVYRGGLLRPWLHRPGA; encoded by the coding sequence CTGCGCCGCGGCCGAGGCGACAGCGCGGTCGAACAAGAGGCGCGCTTCGGCCTGGCGCTGCTGCGCCGCCACGGCTGGCGCCTGCTGCTGGTGTTCGCCGGCCTGTTGCTGCCGCTGTGGGGTTTCGCCGAACTGGCGGATGAAATCCACGAGCGCGAAGCCATCGTCTTCGACGAACCATTGCTGCAGTACGCCCACAGCCTGGCGCGCGACGGCTTCGACCGTTTGTTCGTGATCGTCTCGCAACTGGGCTATCTGTACGGCGTGGTGCCGTTCGATGTGCTGCTGGTCGTGGTACTGACCTTGCGTCGGCGTTTTCGCGAAGCCAGCTTCGCCGCGATCGCCCTGGCCGGTTCGGCCCTGCTCAATATCGCCGCGAAGCAATTCTTCGCGCGCGAGCGGCCGTCGCTGTGGGATTCGATCGCGCCCGAACACAACTACAGTTTCCCCAGCGGCCACGCCATGGGCTCGATGACCTTGCTGGTCACCCTGGCGCTGTTGAGCTGGCCGACGCGCTGGCGCTGGCCGGTGCTGGCGGTGATGGTGCCGTTCGTGGCGCTGGTGGGCTTCTCGCGTCTGTACCTGGGGGTGCATTACCCCTCAGACATCCTGGCCGGGTGGGCGGTGGCTACGGCGTGGGTGGTGGCGATTTATCTGATCGTTTATCGCGGCGGGCTGCTCAGGCCCTGGCTGCATCGCCCAGGCGCTTGA
- a CDS encoding pectin acetylesterase-family hydrolase, whose amino-acid sequence MALSRHVAVVLLGGAVALSSLPSQAEQGDYGFFETIRNLISPPQANNKVQPAQRTGQYPLLSRDTARADGFDPAAYYQWQTVQLPAETGAICGNGSPYKVFVNRVPDTTNTIIYMEGGGACWDYASCTGATGVRGARNPNGVPDDYMKLLNPGASLVSPFVTRVSPFDAVKTQGWNMVYVPYCTGDIYSGDKVAVYDDPTGQKPPLVWHHNGLRNTRAITAWLKDNLPRPGQMLSTGCSAGGAGSLISYDSVRSDLAPTSAYLIDDSGPIFPTPSNGNPAEYPSQPLMSKIREVWGLDAPNGPLAFLAAGLPQIDLNELGSIYPALANKHRNDRLGQTHFWQDLNYSSYSYERFHDDIQQAPTQAAKEALIHAKWGADTQRLAARLNGLDNFGGYFPQYRALNESHCTTIVDFKNGDVQAQNLELKNFIDSVLDGNGKVLDASEASDAADKAKPFNLLYWLVDQLLA is encoded by the coding sequence ATGGCACTGAGCCGTCACGTGGCCGTCGTCCTTCTGGGCGGCGCCGTCGCCCTGTCCAGCCTGCCCTCGCAGGCCGAGCAAGGCGATTACGGTTTCTTCGAAACGATCCGCAACCTGATTTCGCCGCCCCAGGCGAACAACAAGGTCCAACCCGCGCAGCGCACCGGCCAATACCCGCTGCTGAGCCGCGATACCGCACGCGCCGACGGATTCGATCCGGCCGCGTACTACCAATGGCAGACCGTGCAACTGCCGGCGGAAACCGGCGCGATCTGCGGCAACGGTTCGCCGTACAAGGTCTTCGTCAATCGCGTCCCCGACACCACCAACACCATCATCTACATGGAAGGCGGCGGCGCGTGCTGGGACTACGCCAGCTGCACCGGCGCCACCGGCGTGCGCGGCGCGCGCAATCCCAACGGCGTGCCCGACGACTACATGAAGCTGCTCAATCCGGGTGCGAGCCTGGTCAGCCCGTTCGTGACCCGCGTCAGCCCGTTCGATGCGGTCAAGACCCAGGGCTGGAACATGGTCTACGTGCCCTACTGCACCGGCGACATCTACAGCGGCGACAAAGTCGCGGTGTACGACGATCCCACCGGGCAGAAACCGCCGCTGGTGTGGCACCACAACGGCCTGCGCAACACGCGCGCGATCACCGCCTGGCTCAAGGACAACCTGCCGCGTCCGGGCCAGATGCTCAGCACCGGCTGCAGCGCCGGCGGCGCCGGCAGCCTGATCTCCTACGACTCGGTGCGCAGCGATCTGGCCCCCACCAGCGCCTACCTGATCGACGATTCCGGCCCGATCTTCCCCACCCCGAGCAACGGCAATCCGGCCGAATATCCCTCGCAGCCGCTGATGAGCAAGATCCGCGAAGTGTGGGGCCTGGACGCGCCGAACGGCCCGCTCGCCTTCCTCGCCGCGGGTCTGCCGCAGATCGATCTCAACGAACTGGGCTCGATCTATCCCGCGCTGGCCAACAAGCACCGCAACGACCGCCTGGGCCAGACGCATTTCTGGCAGGACCTGAACTATTCGTCGTATTCGTATGAGCGTTTCCACGACGATATCCAGCAGGCGCCGACGCAAGCGGCCAAGGAAGCGTTGATCCACGCCAAGTGGGGCGCCGACACCCAGCGGCTGGCCGCGCGCTTGAACGGCCTGGACAACTTCGGCGGCTATTTCCCGCAGTACCGCGCCTTGAACGAAAGCCACTGCACGACCATCGTCGATTTCAAGAACGGCGACGTGCAGGCGCAGAACCTGGAGTTGAAGAACTTCATCGACAGCGTCCTGGACGGCAACGGCAAGGTGCTCGACGCCAGCGAAGCCAGCGATGCGGCCGACAAGGCCAAGCCGTTCAACCTGCTGTACTGGCTGGTCGATCAGCTGTTGGCCTGA
- a CDS encoding S8 family serine peptidase — MSKVFKKTSIALAIAAAAAIAGATVGLPGTGSEHDAPVGGAPTPSGQNGAAVAQYERYIVVYREAPLSTYKGEVAGLPAPRRLQGAARAQGAMVSAGSGRIDVHSAAAMQYVQHLDEVQARHERKIDGLIGRRMKVQHRMRHALNAVVTELTAAEAARISRLPEVQLVQPDRVHELLTDVGPTLIGAPALWNATPMHFRGEGVVVGILDTGINFGSPAFAAVDDSGYQHINPLGAGTYLGTCAPGGVDEGRCNDKLIGGYDFVCGEPGNRCNVAGVREEPGFGDTNGHGSHTASTAAGNAWNAQYKGREIRISGVAPHANIVAYDVCFTTIATNQGSCPDSSSARAVDQAIADGVVDVINFSIGGGASPWGDAVSLSFLNATDAGIYVAAAAGNDGPGAFTMSHNEPWVGTTAAAQHGRGAFALLMQVTGPGAVPPALQALQLTEGNGGTAFAAALPNTTPLRVSAGIDSVDDGCAAFPAGAFQGAIAVIRRGTCSFTIKVSNASAAGAIGVLIANNVAAAISPTVPGTTIPTFGVPVADGNAVRDFAASSGNTATAGIGYPPTPLPNTPDVLAGFSSRGPAGNYDLVKPDVTAPGVNILAVKSGTTISGNENLVDLDSGTSMASPHHAGAAALIHQARPSWTVAEIKSALMMTAKQEVFKEDSITAADAHAMGAGRIQIDQAIKAGLLLNETKANFLAADPANGGDISTLNLPSMGKFNCVSSCSFTRTFRNTLTTRQSWTAKVQGLTALVTPSLITLNPGESKAVKVTVSSGSLAQTGAFSFGKLVLAPSGGDVAQPVLRLPIAVAVQPAKLALEPAQVALTLPAGGSGAVNFRSRNLGGVSLDYQIDNNGSGGRTLVTQSINPARNGFYAARFTDPATRGRASLAADDFTLGDPTGIASIVANGFVLGGGSLTNAANLDWSIFRDVNGNPEGNPETTPQLAVWRYTAAPNSAGVSINGGTIRLNLATAGQNANLAAGRYWLVVSARSPSATAWAWFGSLEGDNVLRTISVAANGTGNWAAAAGQAGMSYSLDASNTCGATWIGAPNRAFGRIAGGGAVDSQVQINTAGLAAGNYVGYICVASNDASRPKAALRVALTVTPAP; from the coding sequence ATGTCGAAGGTATTCAAGAAGACGTCGATCGCCCTGGCGATCGCCGCGGCGGCAGCAATTGCCGGGGCAACGGTGGGATTGCCCGGTACAGGTTCCGAACACGACGCGCCCGTGGGAGGCGCACCGACGCCCAGCGGCCAGAACGGCGCTGCTGTCGCTCAGTACGAGCGCTACATCGTGGTCTATCGCGAAGCGCCGTTGAGCACCTACAAAGGCGAAGTGGCGGGACTGCCCGCGCCCCGGCGCCTGCAGGGCGCGGCCCGCGCTCAGGGCGCGATGGTCAGCGCAGGTTCCGGTCGTATCGACGTGCACAGCGCTGCCGCGATGCAGTACGTGCAGCATCTCGACGAGGTGCAGGCGCGTCACGAACGCAAGATCGATGGCCTGATCGGCCGTCGCATGAAAGTCCAGCATCGCATGCGTCATGCGCTCAACGCCGTGGTGACTGAGCTGACCGCCGCGGAAGCCGCGCGCATCTCGCGCTTGCCCGAAGTGCAGCTGGTCCAGCCCGATCGTGTGCACGAACTGTTGACCGACGTCGGCCCGACCTTGATCGGCGCCCCGGCGCTGTGGAACGCGACGCCCATGCATTTTCGCGGCGAAGGCGTCGTCGTCGGTATTCTCGACACCGGCATCAATTTCGGCAGCCCCGCATTCGCGGCGGTGGACGACAGCGGCTACCAGCACATCAATCCGCTCGGTGCCGGCACTTATCTGGGAACTTGCGCGCCCGGTGGCGTCGATGAAGGCCGATGCAATGACAAGTTGATCGGCGGCTACGATTTCGTCTGCGGCGAACCCGGCAACCGCTGCAACGTCGCCGGCGTGCGCGAAGAGCCCGGTTTCGGCGATACCAACGGCCACGGCAGCCACACCGCGTCCACAGCCGCCGGCAATGCCTGGAACGCGCAGTACAAAGGCCGCGAAATCCGTATTTCCGGCGTCGCGCCGCACGCCAATATCGTCGCTTACGACGTGTGCTTCACCACCATCGCCACCAACCAGGGCAGTTGTCCGGATTCGTCGTCGGCGCGCGCGGTCGATCAGGCGATCGCCGACGGCGTCGTCGATGTCATCAACTTCTCCATCGGCGGCGGCGCCAGTCCCTGGGGCGACGCGGTCTCGCTGTCGTTCCTCAACGCCACCGACGCCGGCATCTACGTCGCCGCGGCGGCCGGTAACGACGGTCCCGGCGCGTTCACCATGAGCCATAACGAACCGTGGGTCGGCACGACCGCGGCGGCCCAGCACGGCCGCGGCGCTTTTGCCCTGCTGATGCAAGTCACCGGCCCCGGCGCGGTACCGCCGGCGTTGCAGGCGCTGCAACTGACCGAAGGCAATGGCGGTACCGCGTTCGCGGCCGCGTTGCCCAACACCACGCCGCTGCGCGTGAGCGCGGGTATCGACAGCGTCGACGATGGCTGCGCAGCTTTCCCGGCCGGCGCCTTCCAAGGTGCGATCGCGGTGATCCGCCGCGGCACCTGCAGTTTCACCATCAAGGTCAGCAATGCATCGGCGGCCGGCGCGATCGGCGTGCTCATCGCTAACAACGTCGCCGCCGCGATCTCGCCGACGGTGCCGGGCACCACGATTCCGACCTTCGGCGTGCCCGTCGCCGACGGCAACGCGGTGCGCGATTTCGCCGCCAGCAGCGGCAATACCGCCACCGCCGGCATCGGCTATCCGCCGACGCCCTTGCCGAACACGCCCGATGTGCTGGCCGGTTTCAGTTCGCGCGGACCGGCCGGAAACTACGACCTGGTCAAACCCGATGTCACCGCGCCCGGCGTCAATATCCTGGCGGTGAAATCCGGTACCACCATCAGCGGCAACGAGAATCTGGTCGATTTGGACAGCGGCACCTCGATGGCCTCGCCGCATCACGCAGGCGCGGCCGCGTTGATCCATCAGGCCCGCCCGAGCTGGACCGTGGCCGAGATCAAGTCCGCGTTGATGATGACCGCCAAGCAGGAAGTGTTCAAAGAAGACTCGATCACCGCCGCCGATGCACACGCGATGGGCGCCGGCCGGATCCAGATCGATCAGGCGATCAAGGCCGGTTTGTTGCTCAACGAGACCAAGGCCAACTTCCTGGCCGCCGATCCCGCCAACGGCGGCGATATCTCCACGCTTAACCTGCCGAGCATGGGCAAGTTCAATTGCGTCAGCTCGTGCTCGTTCACTCGCACCTTCCGCAACACGCTGACCACGCGCCAGAGCTGGACCGCCAAGGTGCAAGGACTGACCGCCCTTGTGACGCCTTCCTTGATCACGCTCAATCCGGGCGAGAGCAAAGCGGTCAAGGTGACCGTCAGCAGCGGTTCGCTGGCGCAGACGGGCGCTTTCAGCTTCGGCAAGCTTGTGCTGGCGCCCTCCGGCGGCGATGTTGCCCAGCCGGTGCTGCGTCTGCCGATCGCGGTGGCGGTGCAGCCTGCCAAGCTCGCCTTGGAGCCGGCGCAGGTCGCGCTGACCCTGCCCGCGGGCGGTAGCGGCGCGGTGAATTTCCGTTCGCGCAACCTTGGCGGCGTTTCGCTGGATTACCAGATCGACAACAACGGTTCCGGCGGCCGCACCCTGGTCACGCAGAGCATCAATCCGGCCAGGAACGGCTTCTATGCCGCTCGCTTTACCGATCCTGCGACGCGTGGACGCGCTTCGCTGGCGGCCGATGATTTCACTCTGGGCGATCCGACCGGCATCGCCAGCATCGTCGCCAACGGCTTCGTGCTCGGCGGCGGCAGTCTGACCAACGCAGCGAACCTGGACTGGTCGATCTTCCGCGACGTCAACGGCAATCCCGAAGGCAATCCGGAAACCACGCCGCAACTGGCGGTATGGCGCTACACGGCGGCGCCGAACTCGGCCGGCGTGTCGATCAATGGCGGCACGATCAGGCTCAATCTGGCCACGGCAGGTCAGAACGCGAATCTGGCCGCAGGCCGCTACTGGCTGGTGGTGTCCGCGCGTTCGCCGTCGGCGACCGCCTGGGCCTGGTTCGGGTCATTGGAAGGCGACAACGTACTGCGCACGATTTCGGTCGCCGCCAACGGCACCGGCAACTGGGCCGCAGCCGCGGGTCAGGCCGGCATGTCGTATTCGCTGGATGCCTCCAACACGTGCGGCGCGACCTGGATCGGTGCGCCCAACCGCGCCTTCGGCCGCATCGCCGGCGGCGGCGCGGTGGACAGTCAGGTCCAGATCAACACCGCGGGTCTGGCTGCGGGCAACTACGTGGGCTACATCTGCGTCGCCAGCAACGACGCGTCGAGGCCGAAAGCGGCTTTGCGCGTCGCCTTGACCGTCACGCCCGCGCCGTAA
- a CDS encoding S8 family serine peptidase, producing the protein MPNVVNRLTIAVSLVGLAALAGAAVRGLSNDSPADAGTIGGAPPPQRADSSLETQTSRYIVLFKEAPLSTYHGEVAGLPAPQRLAGAQNANSAAAAKSAGGGAGGRVDVRSAQARSYVQHLDQVQRDHESGIRALIGRPLNIERRMHHAVNGVITRMSQNEAARIAKLPGVELVEEYREYPLATDVGPQLIGAPALWNSTPANFRGEGVIVGVLDTGINFGSPAFAAIDDSGYHHINPNGSGNYLGTCAPGGVDEGRCNDKLIGGYDFVCGPPGNTCGVPGLREEPGFGDTNGHGSHTASTAAGNAWTANFKGRDVRISGVAPHANVIAYDVCYTIAATNQGQCPNTSAVAAVDQAIADGVDVINYSIGGGASPWGESVSLAFLNASDAGIYIAAAAGNSGPGASTMGHQEPWTSTTAASQHGRGTFAYLLQVTGPGAVPPALQAVQLTEGVSGTPFAASLPPTTPLRVSAGIDTAADGCAAFPANAFQNAIAVIRRGTCNFTDKVNNARNAGAIGVVIANNQAVVVSPSVPGTTIPTFMAAQTDADAIRDFSAGNANTSTAGIGFPPTPIPNTPDVLAAFSSRGPTNGLDLIKPDVTAPGVNVLAVLSGTTVSGSENLVGLLSGTSMASPHQAGAAALLRQARPSWTSAEIKSALMMTATPKVFKEDEVTPADAFAMGSGRIQVDQAVHAGLVLNETTANFLAADPSTGGDVSALNLASLDKRECVNSCTFERTFRHAGNGLQLYLVQVKGVQGIAFPPLLLSGPGQTSKLKVIVLSSSYAKDGAWHFGQVELKPLIGRDSPQLHLPIAIAVPPPQIVLTPEQVALSLPAGSRGFADFSIGNRSASALEFQIDNTGTASRTVTHSTAEGVNSGFRSTLYTDPATVGLPAQFSADDFVLTDSTRLAKLFSEGFVSSGSSLASTATSLSWSVYSDNAGNPSSNPLAGAAVWSYTAAPNAAGVKIDGANITLDLAAAGQNVQLPPGRYWLVVHARTSFANRWVWFASNAGDSQFRTIAPNASGAGSWIAGAGFAGLAFDIQGESACGAPWIGAPTRAFGVVPAQGSVANRVRIDTRGLAEGAHIGYVCVASDDPVRPKVALRVALTVTPR; encoded by the coding sequence ATGCCCAACGTAGTCAATCGATTGACGATCGCCGTCAGCCTGGTAGGGCTGGCCGCGCTCGCAGGAGCCGCCGTTCGCGGCCTGAGCAACGACAGTCCGGCCGATGCCGGAACCATCGGCGGCGCGCCGCCGCCGCAACGCGCCGACAGTTCGCTGGAAACACAGACCAGCCGCTACATCGTGTTGTTCAAGGAAGCGCCGCTTAGCACTTATCACGGCGAGGTCGCCGGATTGCCGGCGCCGCAGCGCCTGGCCGGCGCGCAGAACGCCAACAGCGCCGCGGCCGCCAAGAGCGCGGGCGGCGGCGCAGGCGGCCGCGTCGATGTGCGCAGCGCGCAGGCGCGCAGCTACGTGCAGCATCTGGACCAGGTGCAGCGCGATCACGAAAGCGGCATCCGCGCCTTGATCGGCCGTCCGCTCAATATCGAGCGGCGCATGCATCACGCGGTCAACGGCGTGATCACCCGCATGAGCCAGAACGAAGCCGCGCGCATCGCCAAACTGCCCGGCGTGGAACTGGTCGAGGAGTACCGCGAGTATCCGCTCGCCACCGACGTGGGCCCGCAACTGATCGGCGCGCCGGCGTTGTGGAATTCCACCCCGGCGAATTTCCGCGGCGAAGGCGTGATCGTCGGCGTGCTCGACACCGGCATCAACTTCGGCAGCCCGGCCTTCGCCGCCATCGACGACAGCGGCTATCACCACATCAACCCGAACGGCAGCGGCAATTACCTGGGCACCTGCGCGCCCGGCGGCGTCGATGAGGGACGCTGCAACGACAAGCTGATCGGCGGCTACGACTTCGTCTGCGGCCCGCCCGGCAACACCTGCGGCGTTCCCGGACTGCGCGAAGAGCCCGGTTTCGGCGACACCAACGGCCACGGCAGCCACACCGCCTCGACCGCGGCCGGCAATGCCTGGACCGCGAACTTCAAGGGCCGCGACGTGCGCATCTCCGGCGTCGCGCCGCACGCCAACGTGATCGCCTACGACGTCTGCTACACCATCGCCGCGACCAATCAGGGCCAATGCCCCAACACCTCGGCGGTGGCGGCTGTGGATCAGGCGATCGCCGACGGCGTGGACGTGATCAATTACTCGATCGGCGGCGGCGCTTCGCCGTGGGGCGAGTCGGTTTCGCTCGCCTTCCTCAACGCCTCCGACGCCGGCATCTACATCGCCGCCGCGGCCGGCAACAGCGGCCCGGGCGCCAGCACCATGGGCCACCAGGAGCCGTGGACCTCGACCACCGCGGCGTCCCAGCACGGCCGCGGCACCTTCGCCTATCTGCTGCAGGTCACCGGCCCCGGCGCGGTGCCGCCGGCCTTGCAGGCGGTGCAGCTCACCGAAGGCGTGTCGGGTACGCCGTTCGCCGCCTCGCTGCCGCCGACCACGCCGCTGCGCGTGAGCGCCGGCATCGACACCGCCGCCGACGGCTGCGCCGCGTTCCCGGCCAATGCGTTCCAGAACGCGATCGCGGTGATCCGCCGCGGCACCTGCAACTTCACCGACAAGGTCAACAACGCCAGGAACGCCGGCGCCATCGGCGTGGTGATCGCCAACAACCAGGCCGTGGTGGTATCGCCCAGCGTGCCCGGCACGACGATCCCGACCTTCATGGCCGCGCAGACCGACGCCGACGCCATCCGCGATTTCTCCGCGGGCAACGCCAACACCTCCACCGCCGGCATCGGCTTCCCGCCGACGCCGATTCCGAACACGCCCGACGTGCTGGCCGCCTTCAGTTCGCGCGGACCCACCAACGGCCTGGATCTGATCAAGCCCGATGTGACCGCGCCCGGCGTCAACGTGCTCGCGGTGCTGTCCGGCACCACGGTCAGCGGCTCGGAGAATCTGGTCGGCTTGCTCAGCGGCACTTCAATGGCCTCGCCGCATCAGGCCGGCGCTGCCGCGTTGCTGCGTCAGGCGCGTCCGAGCTGGACCTCGGCGGAGATCAAGTCGGCGTTGATGATGACCGCCACGCCGAAGGTCTTCAAAGAAGACGAGGTCACTCCGGCCGACGCCTTCGCGATGGGCTCCGGCCGCATCCAGGTCGATCAGGCGGTGCACGCGGGGCTGGTGCTCAACGAGACGACGGCGAACTTCCTCGCCGCCGATCCGTCCACCGGCGGCGACGTGTCCGCGTTGAATCTGGCCAGCCTGGACAAGCGCGAGTGCGTCAACAGCTGCACCTTCGAGCGGACCTTCCGTCATGCCGGCAACGGCCTGCAGTTGTATCTGGTGCAGGTCAAGGGCGTGCAGGGCATCGCGTTCCCGCCGCTGTTGCTGTCCGGACCGGGCCAGACCAGCAAGCTCAAGGTGATCGTGCTGAGCAGCTCGTATGCGAAGGACGGCGCGTGGCACTTCGGTCAGGTCGAACTCAAGCCGCTGATCGGTCGCGACTCGCCGCAGCTGCACCTGCCGATCGCGATCGCGGTGCCGCCGCCGCAGATCGTGCTCACGCCCGAGCAGGTGGCCCTGAGCCTGCCGGCCGGCAGCCGCGGTTTCGCCGATTTCAGCATCGGCAATCGCAGCGCATCGGCGCTGGAGTTCCAGATCGACAACACCGGCACCGCCTCGCGCACGGTCACGCACTCCACGGCCGAAGGCGTCAACAGCGGTTTCCGCAGCACGCTCTACACCGATCCGGCCACGGTCGGCTTGCCGGCGCAGTTCTCGGCGGACGATTTCGTCCTCACCGACAGCACGCGTCTGGCCAAGCTGTTCTCGGAAGGGTTCGTGTCCAGCGGTTCGTCGCTGGCGAGCACCGCCACCAGCCTGAGCTGGAGCGTGTACAGCGATAACGCCGGCAACCCGAGCAGCAATCCGCTGGCCGGCGCGGCGGTGTGGAGCTATACCGCGGCGCCGAACGCGGCCGGGGTGAAGATCGACGGGGCCAACATCACTCTGGATCTTGCCGCGGCCGGTCAGAACGTGCAATTGCCGCCGGGCCGTTACTGGCTGGTGGTGCACGCGCGCACCAGCTTCGCCAACCGTTGGGTGTGGTTCGCCTCCAACGCCGGCGACAGCCAGTTCCGCACCATCGCGCCGAACGCGAGCGGGGCGGGCAGCTGGATCGCCGGCGCCGGTTTCGCCGGGCTGGCCTTCGACATCCAGGGCGAAAGCGCCTGCGGTGCGCCGTGGATCGGCGCGCCGACGCGCGCGTTCGGCGTGGTGCCGGCACAGGGCAGTGTGGCCAACCGGGTGCGCATCGACACCCGCGGCCTCGCCGAGGGCGCGCACATCGGTTATGTGTGCGTGGCCAGCGACGATCCGGTGCGGCCGAAGGTCGCGCTGCGGGTAGCGCTGACGGTGACGCCGCGCTGA